TATTTGgttaaagaccggaagtagtgagctgcttgagccatgtgtaaaagaatcgtttctggccactctcaagtgaatggtgatcagagaactttccttactttcgtgaacttctacacatgactccaaccTCAAATCAAGCTACACTGCAGCTAAATGACACTTCGAAGAGATTAAAACATATCGATGAAAAGGAGAAAAAGGGATATGCATAAACAGTTTTCCATCGTGTTTTTTAAGCTTGAAATATTACCCTGAAGCTTTCGAGAAATATTGCTGTAATGGCAGATATAAGTTCAGTGTCATATTAGTTACGTCAATCTATTTTACTAACTGTACTTAAGTGGTTAATTTTGTTATTACACTGAACAGCATTTGTCTTATAAGCCGAAAAAACAGTGGGTCGTGCGTTAAATGAATTTCATGAAATTGCAAAGAAATCTCGTTCTCCGATTTTTCTAATATGGATAATAGCGACATGTTCGGGTTCGCCAAAATGCTAAGGTCCACGATCTTAAAGAAaagaacacattttttattaataactgtttacttgtttttaatgttACCCTTATAGTTATGCAACTGATTGACGCTCCCATATgttatatgaatgtgtgtatgcgcatttatattgtgacaaaaaagtacccgaaaagtgtaaaaaaacgctaaatatttaattattcatcaatattgtTTTGTCGTCTTTAAAGTAATGaccaccagatgtaatatacCGATGCCAACCATTTTTACAGTcttcgaaacatttttcataagcactttttgggatgacaTTCTGCTCCTTAAGCGAAATTTGTTTCATCTCTTTGATCGACTGAGTCCGGGCTCCACGgagcgacaatttcaatttgggaaaaaaatcacgcggagccaaatctggtgaatacagtatttaattaatggtatacattgcgtttttggttttaaattcagtcacaatcgtggcttgatgcgatggtgcaatatcatcgtgtaaaatccatgaactgTTCTTCCAGAATTCCGGAACTTTTCGACGAATGTTCTTACGCAAATGCCTCAATACGGCAAAATAGAACTCCATATTGACCCGTCTGTCCCTCTGGAATAagttcatgatgcaccaaaccacgaatatcgaaagaaaacaataaacatCTCCTTGATTCGTGAGGGGCTTTTCGTGGTCTATTTGATTTCAGCTTAATTCCCCTTCATTCTGATGATTGTTGATTGTTTGTAtgccaaactcataaacccatgtcttgTCGGCAGTTTAAGGCTCTCCATGGACGttggatcggaattcgcacgatcaagcatttGGATATACAGAGATCTGTTTACggcactctttttgaaaaaaattcagcattATCGGGACGGgtcgagcaagaacgtgtttcatatccaaaaaatCCATCATAATTATTCGAAGGGACTCGCGAGTGATGTCCAACACTAGAGAGATGGCAATCTAACACTTGGTTGATGCTTTtcactgttttaatattttcgtcagTTGAAGatgtcgaaggtcgtccagcaCGAGGCATGTCGCCAACGATCTCTCGATCTTCtctgaaggctttgtaccactcgtaggcttgtgtttttgataaaactgaacaACCGTAAGTTTTTCCAACATTCACAACGATTACGCACAcgaatttgattagaaatacaaaatttgaggcaAATTCTATGTTCgatttttattcattgtaaaaatcgaaaCGCACTACTgtggtgtaccgacttaagcagctgctgtaaacaaacccTTTGACAGATCGCATtgatatttggcatagtaactAATTAAGGACAGTGCTactaacttagcaaaatacatttttttgaaatatcatttacccagggagattaaattataatttacgggtggttttttgtcacaatgtaaatacatacagatttataaatataaagatatgtatatgtctatatTTATAGACATACGGAACGAGAATATTACCGATTTGTACTTGTAATTATGaacaattatatttacatatatacatatatatacaagtatatatacatttctaGAATGCaacttaattttgtttacattttcattatatttcagTATAAAGTCACACACCAAagtgaaagcaaaatattaagtAAGCGGTtgttatacaaataatttattgaccGATtctatgatatacatacatacaggtatGAATCACCACATGATTAGGTGAAGTCGTAGGAGTATTCTTCGCTACAAAGGTAACTCAGTATCCTGCTTAAGCAGCTGCGGACGTTGGTCCTTTATAGTTCCACAGTATGGATCACTAGACCCTTATAGGTCTAAAAATCGTTTTGGGCTTACCACCAATTTGTTAAACTTCTTCGTCAGGTTTGCCCAAAATGAAACTACAGAGATGTTGCGATTTCAATGTAGCAATAGCTCGACAATTGAGAAGGAATTAGTAATTTGCGCCCGACAAGATACGCAACCTCACCTCATACAAGCCTATTGATCGGTGTTCAATCAGAACACCTGCCATGGCAGTGAGATGAACCTTGCTAAGGGCAAGTAGGACCTCTTTTGGTTGTTGATCAGCACATGCCAGGCGGAAGTAAATAAATGCAATGCTAAAGCGCAACAAGACACCAATGGAACGGCTCGTTAATAATATGATGAAATTGGAGTGAAGGTGCTCACCCAGCAAGCTTCTTGGTTTTGTAGTTTCCGCAGTGACCAGCCACCCAAACACGTTAGATGACAAGATAGCTTGATGCTACTGATAAGGAGGTCAAACACTCTTTGACTACACTTGAGGGCACTATCAGTGAATCTGAAGCTGATGTGGATGGAGACCTCCTGACAAAAGGAACCCCCTCTGACAGCAAATGCCtggttattaaaatatttctatacaGCTTCATTAGAAAATTAACCATAGGAATAAGAATCAGTTTATTAGGGTAAGAGAACGAAGAGGTtccagaaaacataaaaaactagTTATGGTATACTCGACCGATTGCGACCAGAAGAGAGTAATGACATGTTGGAAGCtaagttttgtttttacatCCCTTTAAACGTATGTGTACaagtaaaagaaataatttgcgAGTAAAGATATATTTTTCGCACAATAACCAATcaccttttttatttaaaaacactaCTTGCTGCTTTTTTCGACGCTAGCTTGCACCAATTGTATGTTGTTCTTAAGGAAACAGTTAAAGCCACGATATGCCCGAACGCATGCGTCATCGCCAGCCTCAGAGGCTTCCTTTGCGCAGTTCTCAATAGCTCCGTGCGTAGCGTCTGAGTGATCGGCGTTAGCGCCCTCCAGTTGGTGGTGTATCTTGTGCACATCGAAGCCCTTTGCCGCATCGAACAATTCGAACTTCTCCAAAACGCACTTCAAATAACAGTGAGTTTTCTCATCATCTGGAAAGCTCCACTCCTTGTATTTAGCCACTAGATCCGAGGGAATACTCAACTTCGAGACACATTCATCGCGATAGCGTAACAAATCCTCATTGGTTTTGACCACATAATCGGAGTGACCGGCATGATCTGCGACGGCGAAGACCTAGAAACAACAACCGGAAATAATCGAACtggttaaaataaatatgcattcTTACTAACCACAGCCATGAGCAGCGATAGCAGAGCTAAGCAGAATTTCATATTTAGTTAATGTTGTTGGACGAGCTGCGTTGAGCGAAGTATTTGGAGCGACTGTTGAGCGGTGACGGCTCGTGCGCGGCTTTTATAGCTTGCggtctccacaggaaaaagagGCAAATGCAATTCTCGGCCAAAGTGATAATGTAAATGCACACctctatacttatatttatataaagagaATATAAGCAAAGTGCATCTGGTACCAGATGCTGCTGGCACCGCCTTTTCGCCGACTTACCCTTTTTCTTTCCGCTTTTTATTGAGCTCAATCGGTATAATTTATGGTAAATACATTAAGTTTCCATTTCACTTAGttacaaattatgaaaattatattcgCAGCGAAGCAACTAACTcgggtatatatgtacatacgttagGGTTTCATATTTACTGCACAGACCTCATCTTCTTGGCAGGCACTTAACACAGAGATGAGATAGAGGCAAGTATTATTggtttgcaaaaacaaaagtaaaatgaaatgacTGCGATttccgaatattttataaatacaggGTGGTTCTTCTGGTATGACATCTTTTCAGGTAAAGGACGCGCTTATAACTGTAACAGAAATCAGAACTCGTCAGCGTATTTATTTTAAGGTCTTCTTAATATTTCTGGAATTCTCGGTAATGTTTCTTGGAGTGTTCCTTATTACAGTCCTTAAATGATACCTTGTAGAACTCGTTGGACTTACGGTCTTTAGAGTACATCAGGAGATTGTCCGAAATACTATTTTCTACTTCTAAATAAGATAAATGAAATGGAATTGTAACCAACAAATTGTAACCACGTCGACTATCATCTCGAGTCTTTACTTCTTCGTCCAGTCGATAATATGGGTCTCACGATTAAAATGATTTTAACTCTTTGCTGTAATGAAGCGGGAAAACTTAGAGAAACTTCTTACATCGCGAAGTTCTAAGGTAAGGTAAGGTATGGCTTTCTCTAGACTGGAAAAGGAAGTAAAGCAATTGCGTATGGAAATGAAcaaaggcaagacgaaatatctcctgtcattaaacaaacagtcgtctcGCGACTTTGCTCACACGTCACTgctgatagtcataacttcgaagtcgtagataatttcgtctatgttGGAACCATTATTCGACAACATCTGTTGGaacgacgttacgagttttcgagagaaaggttttgcggaagatttatggtactttgcgcattggcaacggcgaataccgcagtcgatggaacgatgagctatataaGATATTCAACGACTGCAAGGGCTCTTTATTTAATGACAGGTGAAATTTTGTATTGTCCTCGTTCACCATCAGgcctatttgcttcgcttccttatccagtctaggGAAATCAggactaacggcgcggttgttcaggacaataatatcaatatcaaataTAGATAGATTAAAGAGGTCGGACGATAGGGAGCCGCCTTGACTcacggagcttttgatattgctcaacgtcagtttacacagtcgtattagtgttgcggggatatcaaattcagacaaggcagctccttttcgtactgtcaaaagcagctttgaaatctacGGACAGGTGATGGTTTCGATCCTTTTTTCActggtattttccaagatttggtgaatatctgtccagttgttgattttccagacctaaagccatactgataaggtccaatcagtttgttgacgatgggctttaacctttcacacaatacccTCGTTAGAATCtaatacgcgatgttgaggtgACTTATactacggtagttggcgcagattgtggggtctccctttttgtggattgagcagagcacacttaaattccaatcgtcgggcatgttTTCGTTCGACCAtcttctacaaagaagctgatgaatgCTCCTCATCatttcttcgccgccgtatttgaatagctcgaccggcaatccatcagccctcgccgctttgttgttcttcagatgggtaattACAATTTTAAGTTTGCTTTTCTATATTTCCATTTTATATAGGTGGTAACAAAAATCCTCAGAATATACGCATACCAAGTCGTTATCAAATTTTTAAGcataaaactattataatctATTTATAAGTATAACCCTATGTCGATTACTTTTGGTTGTTACACTAGATATTATCACAAAATTTCTCAGGCATTCAGTAAAGGAAAAATCTGTATATTGTCCCTTTAGCTGCTTACGTTCGAAGAATTTGAAAGTAGCAAAACGAACAGATACCTTAACCCTTATGAGGTCTCCCCACACTTAAATTTATTCATAGTAATTTGTCTGTACTTCGTTTCCTCTCAAGTAGTCAAATTTCAAGGTAATTTCAAGAAGGCTATAtagttgtctcaaaacctacatatggtagggtATACCTACCACAGATTAGGTTTAGgtagattcttacctaatttaagcttaaatgactggactatataTGATCTAACATGGTATGTACCTAATATGGCATTGGTATAAAACTTTCATATAGAAAGGGTTAACTAAAACAGTTTGATCGCCCGATGCACAACAGTTTCAGTTTCACTGCCAAAAAGTCGCATGCGATAAATTGTGCACAGCCGAGTAATAAACAAAAGTGAACAACAAAACCTTGTGATGCAGAGCCACCTAGCGGTGAGTAGgtgattttaacaaaaattattcttACTACGAAGCCAAGTCAAAAGCAATTAAACTTGACCAGTTAAATGATTTATTACCAACAATGCCTATGTAATTTATTAAGCAGCGAATTTGCAGCTGCATCTATGGAAATACCGAATGgtcaacaataaaattaaatgaaataaattactttCCAATTTTCCACAACTAGAGAAATCAAATTGCATGGAGCTAATATTTTTAATCGCATAAGCTTGGCGTCAAGAACGTGATAAGCCAGCCCCAAAATTGAATTATCGCCGGCATGCCGCGCAACTCCCACAACAACTCGGCGCTGCTCATCCTCTCAAGTGAGTTATGGCTAAGCAAATGACCAGCGATTATAAAGCTAAGTGAGGCGCATATTCACAAGTGGAATTGACATGCAAAAACCAATAGTTAACAGATAATTTAAGCaattattaataaacaatttgcCTAGATATCTAATTGTGCAGCAGAAATTGACTTATCTTGCTTTGATTTGTGCTTTGTTTTTGGAATGCACAGATTCTATATACTATATCCATATAATCGCGTTAACGTGAGTTGGAAAAGGGCGAGCGAGCAATTTACCATGAATTGATTTAACGCCATTTACACGCTCTTCATAATAATGCCACGCCCATTAATTAACACTGTTTAGATTATCAGGGATTTCCATTGTTTTGGTTGGCAGCATTTAGTCAGCTTTCTTGACTCATAAGTTGATAAATGCTGATAGACTAgggtatataatttttgaaagcagaaaaaaatcatatttggaTGAAATGGAAGAGAATATAGCAAAATTAAGAAGAGGAGGAGTGTGATTGAGTTATCAAGGATTAAAAACGTTTTAACTCAATTTCCGAAAAACTTATGCCGATATGACAATTGTCAAGCgcagtttttt
The sequence above is drawn from the Bactrocera tryoni isolate S06 chromosome 1, CSIRO_BtryS06_freeze2, whole genome shotgun sequence genome and encodes:
- the LOC120766325 gene encoding general odorant-binding protein 99b, producing the protein MKFCLALLSLLMAVVFAVADHAGHSDYVVKTNEDLLRYRDECVSKLSIPSDLVAKYKEWSFPDDEKTHCYLKCVLEKFELFDAAKGFDVHKIHHQLEGANADHSDATHGAIENCAKEASEAGDDACVRAYRGFNCFLKNNIQLVQASVEKSSK